One window from the genome of Daphnia pulex isolate KAP4 chromosome 9, ASM2113471v1 encodes:
- the LOC124202171 gene encoding F-box/LRR-repeat protein 4-like, with protein sequence MPRAREMKSLKGLCLDEVERAVDDWINRLLVEKVSDSGSTVIDLLEKGEDDELYKRVSNFFDLLPSTLLLDITKLIPFKFRQKERSKGNQLLWCYLEMLISEGIAMVNQTAENVDGFLQVASKRCPLLKNLEVIRSPGCDIFPYNLEPYLQRFQQLRVLNIGDGEIGDSCLEILGAFCKDLRELDVSFCSKVTDVGLASLFVSVDHLGNKNESLGLCKSIVKLWTNGTQVTNSGIQVAIKNLPELEYCDMASIQILAEMHQRDFRSKEQLEIPKYSFVDLKLKKKYSSPYTWGSLKMVLSLCPSLLKVHITAIAGLKNADLLSLISVERLCELIIKGCEDSSEITFDDGVTPLLEAKGRNLKVLKLQDLGIPININTICELCPNLDVLALTGNRKYTTSTWNSSRPKRIKLDLPKLKNLVKLCLGSCCASCRGPNPNSCIPSENLAFLLLSPLLVEIDIRNCDTLTDDVLLTAAQSNPFLHLEELVLGGCHSITNRSVNVFMQENGIKKILLIGCSKLTLDNIVTWKNTAIQNDWNFMFGCIVFQEIPIPEND encoded by the exons ATGCCTCGCGCCAGGGAAATGAAATCCCTTAAAGGATTATGTCTAGACGAAGTAGAGAGGGCTGTCGATGACTGGATCAATCGGTTGTTAGTTGAAAAAGTAAGTGATAGTGGGTCTACTGTCATTGATTTactggaaaaaggagaagatgaTGAGCTTTACAAACGTGTatcgaatttttttgatttattgc CATCAACACTATTGTTGGATATCACAAAGCTTATTCCTTTCAAATTCCGCCAGAAAGAGAGGTCTAAAGGAAATCAGTTGCTGTGGTGTTACCTGGAAATGCTAATATCTGAAGGAATCGCCATGGTCAACCAAACAGCTGAAAACGTTGATGGGTTTCTTCAAGTTGCTTCGAAAAGATGTCCA ttgttgaaaaatttggaAGTCATTCGTTCTCCAGGATGTGATATCTTTCCTTACAACCTGGAACCATACCTCCAGAGATTTCAACAACTCAGAGTATTGAACATTGGAGATGGTGAAATTGGGGACAGTTGTTTGGAAATTCTTGGTGCTTTTTGCAAAGATTTGAG agaaCTGGATGTTTCATTCTGCTCTAAAGTTACAGATGTTGGATTAGCATCATTGTTTGTCAGTGTTGATCATttgggaaacaaaaatgaatcacTGGGTCTATgcaaatcaattgttaaactatGGACCAATGGAACCCAAGTAACCAATAGCGGCATTCAAGTAGCCATTAAAAATTTGCCTGAATTGGAATACTGTGATATGGCCTCAATTCAAATCTTGGCGGAGATGCATCAGCGGGACTTCCGGAGCAAAGAGCAGCTGGAAATTCCCAAGTATTCCTTCGTTGATTTGAAACTCAAGAAAAAGTACTCTTCTCCTTACACTTGGGGTTCACTCAAGATGGTGTTGTCTCTTTGTCCGTCCCTGTTAAAAGTGCACATTACTGCGATAGCTGGATTGAAGAACGCAGACCTTTTATCCCTTATTTCTGTTGAAAGACTATGTGAGCTCATCATCAAAGGATGTGAAGATTCAAGTGAAATTACTTTCGATGATGGCGTTACTCCCCTTCTGGAAGCTAAAGGACGAAATTTGAAGGTACTGAAACTTCAGGATCTTGGCATCCCTATCAATATCAACACCATCTGCGAGCTATGCCCAAATCTTGACGTCCTAGCACTCACGGGTAATCGCAAGTACACTACCTCCACGTGGAATTCCTCTCGACCCAAACGAATCAAATTGGACCTTCCGAAACTAAAGAATCTCGTCAAATTATGCCTTGGATCCTGCTGTGCTAGTTGCCGTGGTCCCAATCCCAACTCTTGTATTCCCTCCGAAAATCTGGCGTTTCTCTTATTATCACCTTTACTTGTTGAAATCGACATACGAAATTGCGATACGCTCACAGATGATGTGTTACTAACAGCTGCACAATCGAATCCTTTCTTGCATCTGGAGGAACTGGTACTAGGTGGTTGCCATTCCATCACCAACAGAAGTGTCAATGTGTTTATGcaagaaaatggaatcaagAAGATCTTGCTAATTGGCTGCAGTAAACTGACGTTGGATAATATTGTCACATGGAAAAACACAGCTATTCAAAACGACTGGAATTTCATGTTTGGCTGTATTGTGTTTCAAGAGATTCCTATACCTGAAAACGATTAA
- the LOC124202170 gene encoding glucose dehydrogenase [FAD, quinone]-like isoform X1 → MLSQVTGSLSLWASIPSFLATYLYYSMFENSNPEGFVTDVPTFLTEYDFIVIGAGSAGAVVANRLSEVSDWNVLLLEAGGDEPMAADIPGTAAFLQRSNVDWNYKTVPQTQACLSIEGHRCLWPRGKVLGGSSVLNYMMYIRGNKKDYDEWSKENPGWSYDDVLPYFIKSEDNRNPYVAANTKYHGTGGYLTVQEPPYKTPLVTAFIEGGVEMGYQHLDPNAHQQIGFSSVQGTIRRGARCSTAKAFLRPVRKRSNLHISMHSHVHKIIIDPVTKQTTAVRFEKKGKIYQIKVNKEVVVSAGAINSPQVLMLSGVGLADHLKSFGIPLIADLAVGDNLQDHPEIMGMVFNVDKPYGMMETRYYNLPTILNYTLNSNGPMSMLGGCEGLGWIKSKYAPTDDDDWPDLGLTFLSGTAASESGGILRHNFGFTDEIWDSYFKPLVNTDMLQFHLWLLRPLSRGTIRLSSSDPYAPPLIDPKYFSETADMDTIIESLKFALALVKTTAFKKLGTKFYDKIFPGCEGFTPWTDDYWRCFVRYTSSTGYHPSGSCKMGPSTDTKAVVDHQLKVHGIKGLRVADCSIMPVIVSGNTNAPAIMIGEKVSDMIKNSWLKIKKEKKEDVSQLKEETLLVEENEKEKQH, encoded by the exons ATGTTATCACAGGTGACCGGGTCCCTGAGTTTGTGGGCATCAATTCCGTCCTTTCTCGCCACCTATCTCTACTACAGCATGTTTGAAAATAGCAACCCGGAAGGATTTGTCACCGATGTTCCC ACGTTTTTGACGGAATATGATTTCATCGTCATTGGAGCCGGGTCTGCTGGTGCGGTGGTGGCCAACCGGCTCAGCGAAGTGTCGGATTGGAACGTTTTGCTGCTGGAGGCAGGTGGAGATGAGCCAATGGCTGCCGATATTCCTGGAACCGCTGCTTTCCTCCAACGAAGCAACGTTGATTGGAATTACAAGACCGTTCCTCAAACTCAAGCCTGTCTTTCCATCGAAGGCCATAG GTGTTTATGGCCAAGAGGCAAAGTTCTCGGTGGTTCGTCCGTCCTCAATTACATGATGTACATTAGAGGCAACAAAAAAGACTATGACGAATGGAGTAAGGAGAATCCTGGATGGTCCTACGACGATGTATTGCCGTATTTCATCAAGTCGGAAGACAACCGCAACCCGTACGTAGCGGCCAATACAAAATATCACGGAACGGGTGGCTATTTGACAGTCCAAGAGCCACCGTACAAGACGCCATTGGTCACCGCTTTCATTGAAGGAGGCGTCGAGATGGGATACCAACATCTTGATCCTAACGCGCATCAGCAAATAG GTTTCTCCAGTGTGCAAGGAACGATTCGCAGGGGAGCGCGATGCTCAACGGCCAAAGCATTTCTTCGACCGGTGCGCAAACGCTCGAATCTTCACATTTCAATGCATTCGCATGTCCATAAGATCATCATCGACCCGGTAACCAAGCAGACGACTGCTGTCCGCTTCGAAAAGAAAGGCAAAATTTACCAAATCAAAGTTAACAAGGAAGTCGTCGTCTCGGCTGGAGCCATCAACAGTCCGCAAGTGTTGATGTTGAGCGGAGTGGGTCTAGCAGATCATCTGAAATCATTCGGTATTCCTCTGATTGCCGACTTGGCTGTCGGCGACAATCTTCAAGACCACCCTGAAATTATGGGCATGGTCTTTAACGTCGACAAG ccttACGGGATGATGGAAACACGGTACTATAATTTACCAACGATTCTCAATTATACCCTCAACTCCAATGGGCCCATGTCGATGTTGGGCGGATGCGAGGGTCTTGGTTGGATTAAATCCAAATACGCACCAACTGACGACGATGATTGGCCGGATCTCGGACTCACTTTTCTCTCCGGAACTGCCGCATCCGAAAGCGGCGGAATCCTGCGTCACAACTTTGGTTTCACTGATGAAATTTGGGATAGCTATTTCAAGCCGTTAGTCAATACGGACATGTTGCAGTTTCATCTTTGGCTACTTCGCCCTCTGTCGAGGGGAACCATACGGTTGTCTTCATCCGATCCTTACGCTCCTCCTCTGATCGATCCAAAATATTTCAGCGAAACAGCGGATATGGACACTATCATCGAGTCTTTGAAATTCGCCTTAGCTTTGGTCAAAACAACAGCGTTCAAAAAATTGGGGACAAAATTCTACGATAAGATATTCCCAGGCTGTGAAGGCTTCACCCCGTGGACGGATGATTATTGGCGCTGTTTCGTCCGTTACACTTCGTCCACCGGATACCATCCGTCTGGATCGTGCAAGATGGGCCCGTCCACAGATACAAAGGCTGTCGTCGATCATCAATTGAAAGTTCATGGGATCAAGGGTTTGAGAGTGGCTGACTGTTCCATCATGCCAGTGATAGTGTCGGGCAATACTAACGCTCCAGCG ATTATGATTGGAGAGAAAGTCTCGGACatgattaaaaattcttggttgaaaataaaaaaggaaaagaaggaagatgtTTCTCAGCTCAAAGAAGAGACTTTGCttgttgaagaaaatgaaaaagagaagcaaCATTAA
- the LOC124202170 gene encoding glucose dehydrogenase [FAD, quinone]-like isoform X2 yields the protein MAADIPGTAAFLQRSNVDWNYKTVPQTQACLSIEGHRCLWPRGKVLGGSSVLNYMMYIRGNKKDYDEWSKENPGWSYDDVLPYFIKSEDNRNPYVAANTKYHGTGGYLTVQEPPYKTPLVTAFIEGGVEMGYQHLDPNAHQQIGFSSVQGTIRRGARCSTAKAFLRPVRKRSNLHISMHSHVHKIIIDPVTKQTTAVRFEKKGKIYQIKVNKEVVVSAGAINSPQVLMLSGVGLADHLKSFGIPLIADLAVGDNLQDHPEIMGMVFNVDKPYGMMETRYYNLPTILNYTLNSNGPMSMLGGCEGLGWIKSKYAPTDDDDWPDLGLTFLSGTAASESGGILRHNFGFTDEIWDSYFKPLVNTDMLQFHLWLLRPLSRGTIRLSSSDPYAPPLIDPKYFSETADMDTIIESLKFALALVKTTAFKKLGTKFYDKIFPGCEGFTPWTDDYWRCFVRYTSSTGYHPSGSCKMGPSTDTKAVVDHQLKVHGIKGLRVADCSIMPVIVSGNTNAPAIMIGEKVSDMIKNSWLKIKKEKKEDVSQLKEETLLVEENEKEKQH from the exons ATGGCTGCCGATATTCCTGGAACCGCTGCTTTCCTCCAACGAAGCAACGTTGATTGGAATTACAAGACCGTTCCTCAAACTCAAGCCTGTCTTTCCATCGAAGGCCATAG GTGTTTATGGCCAAGAGGCAAAGTTCTCGGTGGTTCGTCCGTCCTCAATTACATGATGTACATTAGAGGCAACAAAAAAGACTATGACGAATGGAGTAAGGAGAATCCTGGATGGTCCTACGACGATGTATTGCCGTATTTCATCAAGTCGGAAGACAACCGCAACCCGTACGTAGCGGCCAATACAAAATATCACGGAACGGGTGGCTATTTGACAGTCCAAGAGCCACCGTACAAGACGCCATTGGTCACCGCTTTCATTGAAGGAGGCGTCGAGATGGGATACCAACATCTTGATCCTAACGCGCATCAGCAAATAG GTTTCTCCAGTGTGCAAGGAACGATTCGCAGGGGAGCGCGATGCTCAACGGCCAAAGCATTTCTTCGACCGGTGCGCAAACGCTCGAATCTTCACATTTCAATGCATTCGCATGTCCATAAGATCATCATCGACCCGGTAACCAAGCAGACGACTGCTGTCCGCTTCGAAAAGAAAGGCAAAATTTACCAAATCAAAGTTAACAAGGAAGTCGTCGTCTCGGCTGGAGCCATCAACAGTCCGCAAGTGTTGATGTTGAGCGGAGTGGGTCTAGCAGATCATCTGAAATCATTCGGTATTCCTCTGATTGCCGACTTGGCTGTCGGCGACAATCTTCAAGACCACCCTGAAATTATGGGCATGGTCTTTAACGTCGACAAG ccttACGGGATGATGGAAACACGGTACTATAATTTACCAACGATTCTCAATTATACCCTCAACTCCAATGGGCCCATGTCGATGTTGGGCGGATGCGAGGGTCTTGGTTGGATTAAATCCAAATACGCACCAACTGACGACGATGATTGGCCGGATCTCGGACTCACTTTTCTCTCCGGAACTGCCGCATCCGAAAGCGGCGGAATCCTGCGTCACAACTTTGGTTTCACTGATGAAATTTGGGATAGCTATTTCAAGCCGTTAGTCAATACGGACATGTTGCAGTTTCATCTTTGGCTACTTCGCCCTCTGTCGAGGGGAACCATACGGTTGTCTTCATCCGATCCTTACGCTCCTCCTCTGATCGATCCAAAATATTTCAGCGAAACAGCGGATATGGACACTATCATCGAGTCTTTGAAATTCGCCTTAGCTTTGGTCAAAACAACAGCGTTCAAAAAATTGGGGACAAAATTCTACGATAAGATATTCCCAGGCTGTGAAGGCTTCACCCCGTGGACGGATGATTATTGGCGCTGTTTCGTCCGTTACACTTCGTCCACCGGATACCATCCGTCTGGATCGTGCAAGATGGGCCCGTCCACAGATACAAAGGCTGTCGTCGATCATCAATTGAAAGTTCATGGGATCAAGGGTTTGAGAGTGGCTGACTGTTCCATCATGCCAGTGATAGTGTCGGGCAATACTAACGCTCCAGCG ATTATGATTGGAGAGAAAGTCTCGGACatgattaaaaattcttggttgaaaataaaaaaggaaaagaaggaagatgtTTCTCAGCTCAAAGAAGAGACTTTGCttgttgaagaaaatgaaaaagagaagcaaCATTAA